From Bacillaceae bacterium S4-13-56, one genomic window encodes:
- a CDS encoding YlbF family regulator produces MLATLEIVDVLDSAEGLGKMICHSEEMINYKQKKAALASNKEAQSLIRAFLRIKDQYEDVERFGRYHPDYNKIMKDIREAKRAMDMHEAVSQYKIAERKLEGLVDEVGKLVAHSVSPHIKTPNSNSLLKDDSGCGCGSGGSCGCH; encoded by the coding sequence GTGTTAGCAACCTTAGAGATTGTAGATGTCCTTGATAGTGCTGAAGGGTTAGGGAAAATGATTTGCCACTCTGAAGAGATGATAAATTATAAGCAAAAAAAAGCAGCTCTAGCATCAAATAAAGAAGCTCAATCGCTAATTAGAGCCTTTTTACGTATAAAAGACCAATATGAAGACGTGGAACGTTTTGGTCGGTATCATCCTGATTATAATAAGATTATGAAGGATATTCGTGAAGCTAAACGTGCTATGGATATGCATGAAGCGGTTTCCCAGTATAAAATTGCTGAGCGAAAGTTAGAGGGACTCGTAGATGAGGTTGGTAAGCTAGTTGCTCATTCAGTTAGCCCTCATATAAAAACACCGAATTCCAATTCCTTGCTGAAGGATGATTCAGGATGTGGATGTGGGTCTGGAGGTAGCTGTGGCTGTCATTAA